DNA from Flavobacterium aestivum:
TCCCGATTAGAAACCAGCGATTATTGAATTCTTTCAATATAAAGGGATGAAAATGGAACTTATTTTCTTCTGTTGATTTAAACGATTTATAAGTAATCACCAGTACCATTTTTTTTATAATCGCCTGATAGACTTCTTCTAAAAAGTGTAAACCCTTAAGTTTTTCGTTCTTATCCAGATAAATAACCGGTTTGGTATGTGATTTCTCGGCATAGATTTTATCCTCCAATCGCTGTAAAATATCTGATACATCATTAAAGAGCGAGAAATCTTTAAATTGTTTCAGCATCGAAACCGTTTCGGTTAAAACATTCATATCGGTTTCCGTTAGCGGAATATCCGTTATCGAAAACTCTTCGTCTTCATATTTATAATATTTTTTATCATACACAACAATTGGCGCATTGTAACCCAGTTTTTCACTCCGCATCAGCTGAATATCCATTTGGATTGTTCGTTTGCTAATTGGGTTCTCACGGCCTTCATATTCAAATAAAGCCTCAGAACAGCTTTCTATTAAATCATCCAAAGACCATTGTCGGTATTTATTCTGCAGGCATTTATCTATGGTTTTGTACCGGATTAGGGCATTTTTATTTTGTGACATTTGGTGTGTTTTTATTTTCCAATTTTTTCCGTAGACGTACTGTGATACGTCTAACGTATTGTGGATATTCGTTGCGTAGAGATGCACTGCAGTGCATCTCTACAGTGCGTCTCTACAGATATTTTTACGTTAACAATGAAATTTCTTTTTCAATATTGGATCTGGCTTTTTCTTCATATAAATCTCTGAACTCTTTGGTTTGAAAAATAAATTCATTTTCCAGAAAATGCTTCAGGGCTTTTGCGCGTCCGGGTTTGTAGAGAAGATTAGGATAAATGCGGTATTCTTTTCTTATCTGCTCAAAATAGATTTTATAATCGTCCCAATCTTTCGCCAGAATTTTCAAATCAAAATCGATTAACCAATTTGTATCTTCAATAGAATTGTGTGCGTGAAGCTGTGTTGCACAGATGGCATCAAAAATCAATTGACTATTGAGGGTGTGTTTTTCTGGTAAAATAGACAAAGCCAATTCAGCACTTTTTAGTTCATTATCTTTTTTTGAAGCTGAATACACAAAATCATGATAAAAAATAGAAAATAATATTTCATTCGGATTTTGTAGCTGATTAGAATAGATTTCAAAACTCTCAATCATTTCTTTTAGATGTGTGAGATTATGATAATGTCTTGATTTCTTGGAATATACCTTTTCTAAATCTGCCCATTTTTGCTGAATATCTTTTGCATTAAAGCCTATATTCAGAAGTAAATTGGTATAAATTGTATTCAAATCCATGTTCTTTTTTGTTCAAATTTAAAATTCTTTTTTTA
Protein-coding regions in this window:
- a CDS encoding helix-turn-helix transcriptional regulator, with product MSQNKNALIRYKTIDKCLQNKYRQWSLDDLIESCSEALFEYEGRENPISKRTIQMDIQLMRSEKLGYNAPIVVYDKKYYKYEDEEFSITDIPLTETDMNVLTETVSMLKQFKDFSLFNDVSDILQRLEDKIYAEKSHTKPVIYLDKNEKLKGLHFLEEVYQAIIKKMVLVITYKSFKSTEENKFHFHPFILKEFNNRWFLIGKKKGSQPITNLALDRIIAIDYDFNLPYLDENFEADSYYKNIIGVTVNSGLKPRRIELWIDAINAPYVITKPLHSSQRLITENEDGSIIINLFLIPNYEMERLLLGFGAGLEVLKPEHLRNRMQKIIKNALDKYNTVNDTEI
- a CDS encoding HD domain-containing protein, coding for MDLNTIYTNLLLNIGFNAKDIQQKWADLEKVYSKKSRHYHNLTHLKEMIESFEIYSNQLQNPNEILFSIFYHDFVYSASKKDNELKSAELALSILPEKHTLNSQLIFDAICATQLHAHNSIEDTNWLIDFDLKILAKDWDDYKIYFEQIRKEYRIYPNLLYKPGRAKALKHFLENEFIFQTKEFRDLYEEKARSNIEKEISLLT